Genomic DNA from Providencia sp. PROV188:
GGTGGCGTACGTGGTGGTGCAGCAACTCTGTTCTACCCTATCTGGCACTTAGAAGTAGAAAGTTTATTAGTGCTGAAAAACAACCGTGGTGTTGAAGGGAACCGTGTTCGCCATATGGACTACGGTGTACAGCTCAACAAATTAATGTACGAACGCCTGATCAAAAACCAAGATATCACCCTATTCAGCCCGTCTGATGTTCCGGGCTTGTACGATGCATTCTTCGCGGATCAAGACGAGTTCGAACGCCTATATGTGCAATATGAGCAAGATGAGAAAATCCGTAAATCTAGCGTGAAAGCGGTTGAATTATTCTCATTGATGATGCAAGAACGCGCATCTACAGGTCGTATCTATATTCAAAACGTTGACCACTGCAACACCCACAGCCCATTTGACCCACAGGTTGCCCCTGTTCGTCAATCCAACCTGTGTCTGGAAATTGCACTGCCAACTAAACCATTAAATAACGTCAATGACGAAAATGGTGAAATTGCCTTGTGTACGCTGTCAGCGTTTAACTTAGGTGCCATTGAAAGCCTCGATGAGTTAGAAGAGTTAGCTATCTTAGCGGTTCGTGCATTAGACGCACTGTTAGACTACCAAGATTACCCAATCCCTGCGGCGAAGAAAGGCTCTATGGGTCGTCGTACTCTGGGTATTGGTGTGATTAACTACGCTTACTACTTAGCGAAGCACGGTGTTCGTTACTCCGATGGTAGCGCCAACAACCTGACGCACAAAACATTCGAAGCAATCCAATATTACTTACTGAAAGCCTCAAATGAATTAGCGAAAGAGCAAGGTGCTTGCCCGTGGTTCAATGAAACCACTTATGCGCAAGGCGTGTTACCTATCGATACTTACAAACGTGAGCTCGATAAATTAACTGACGAACCACTGCATTATGATTGGGAAGCGCTGCGCAAAGAGATCAAACAGTACGGTCTGCGTAACTCAACGCTGTCTGCATTAATGCCATCAGAGACCTCGTCTCAGATTTCTAACGCGACCAATGGTATCGAACCACCACGTGGTTATATCAGCATTAAAGCATCAAAAGACGGTATCCTGCGCCAAGTGGTGCCAGATTACGAAAATCTGAAAGGTGCTTACGAGCTATTATGGCAAATGCCTTCCAATAGCGGCTATTTGCAGTTAGTTGGGATCATGCAGAAGTTTATCGACCAGTCGATTTCTTCTAACACAAACTATGACCCAACCCGTTTCCCGAATGGCAAAGTGCCAATGAATCAACTGTTAAAAGATTTATTGTTAGCCTACAAGTTTGGTGTGAAAACACTTTACTACCACAACACCCGCGACGGTGCTGAAGATGTTCAGGGGGATCTGGAAGAAGTTGTTGAAAGCGCAGATTCTGATTGTGAAGGCGGGGCTTGTAAAATTTAATAGGGATGGTTATGTCACATTCATACACGATTTTTTCTCAGAAAAAAAATAACCAGCTGCTGGAGCCGATGTTTTTCGGCCAGCCTGTGAACGTTGCCCGTTTTGATCAGCAAAAATATCCTATTTTTGAAAAACTGATTGAAAAGCAACTCTCATTCTTCTGGCGCCCAGAAGAAGTTGACGTGGCGCGCGACCGTATTGACTATAATGCGCTGCCTGATCATGAAAAACACATTTTTATCAGTAACCTGAAATACCAAACGCTGCTCGACTCTATTCAGGGTCGCAGCCCTAACGTGGCATTTTTGCCACTGATTTCAATCCCAGAATTAGAAACTTGGGTTGAGACTTGGTCATTCTCAGAAACAATTCACTCACGTTCATACACGCATATTATTCGTAATATCGTGAATGACCCGGCGATTATCTTCGATGATATCGTTGAAAATGAAGAAATTCTCAAGCGTGCAAAAGATATTTCTGAGTACTACGACACGCTGATCGAAATGACCAACTATTACCATATGTTTGGTGAAGGGACCCATACGCTGGGTGGTAAACAAGTCACTGTTTCACTGCGAGCACTGAAAAAGCAACTTTATTTATGCTTAATGAGCGTTAACGCCCTTGAAGCAATTCGTTTCTACGTCAGCTTCGCGTGCTCTTTCGCCTTTGCTGAGCGCGAATTGATGGAAGGTAACGCAAAAATCATCAAGCTGATTGCTCGAGATGAAGCGCTGCACTTAACGGGAACTCAGCATATGCTGAACCTGTTACGCTCAGGTCAAGACGATCCTGAAATGGCAGAGATTGCCGCTGAGTGTGAAGATGAATGCTATCGCCTGTTTGTGGATGCGGCAGAACAAGAAAAAGAGTGGGCTGAATATCTGTTCAGCGAAGGCTCGATGATTGGTCTGAACAAAGATATTCTGTGCCAATATGTGGAATATATTACCAACATTCGTATGCAAGCAGTTGGCCTGAAATTACCATTTGAAGCGCGTTCTAACCCTATTCCATGGATCAACGCATGGTTAGTGTCTGACAACGTTCAAGTGGCGCCACAAGAAGTCGAAGTCAGCTCTTATTTAGTCGGTCAGATTGACGCTGAAGTTAACACCGATGATTTGAGTGATTTCGAACTGTAATTATGGCAAGTCATAAAATCACCCTGCGTCTTACGCAGGGTGTGCAAGTTCCCTACCACACGGATGTTCACACCAGTTTATTGGATGCCCTTGAAGATAGCCGAGTGCCTGTCGAGTACCAATGTCGAGAAGGCTACTGTGGCTCATGCCGCGTAACATTATTAAAGGGAAAGGTTGGATACAAACGTAAACCGCTCGCTTTTGTTCAAGAGGGTGAAATTCTGCCCTGCTGTTGTCACCCGCTATCCGATATTGAAATCGAGTAGCCGCGCTAGTAATACTGCATATCTAACAATAAAAAGCGATTGCTTTGATGACTCGAGCAATCGCTTTTTGCTTATAAAATCATACCTAAAATAATGCGAGTTACCGGTAAGCAGCTAACCCCCTGCAATTTGAAGTATGACGGGTATTTTTATAGATAACCGTACATTGCAGCAAAAATCCAACCAAACACACAGGATACACCCACCCCAATTAGACCAGGCAAGATAAAGCTGTGGTTGATAACAAACTTACCAATACGTGTAGTACCAGAACGGTCAAACTGAATCGCCGCAAGGTCACTTGGATAAGTTGGCAGGATATAGTAACCGTAACACGCTGGTGCAGACGCAATAATATATGCAGGGTCAACACCAATACCCAGAGCGATTGGCACTACTGCCGCTAATGCCGCTGCTTGTGAGTTAACAAACTTGGATACCAACAGCAAAATCACCGCATACGCCCAAGGGAAATCTTTGACTAATGAACCTAAAGTGCCTTTAATTTCATCCATATGGGCACCGAACATGGTTTCTGCCATCCACGCGATACCATATACCGCCACGATAGCAATCATCCCTGACCGGAACACTTCGTTTTTAGAAATCTGTCCTGGATTGGTTTTACAGATGATAATGATCAGCGCACCCGCTAATAACATAAACATCTGGATCACTAGCACCATCGATAACGGCTTACCGTTAATTAATGGTCTGAGCTCAGAAAATGCACCCAGTAATGCCACCACCACGATGGATGCTAAGAAAATCCACATTGCTACCCAGTTAATTTTTGGCAATTTTTTATCTAACAGCGTAACGCTATCACCATAAACATAGTCATGGTTTTCAGGCACTGAGATAA
This window encodes:
- the nrdA gene encoding class 1a ribonucleoside-diphosphate reductase subunit alpha — its product is MNQSLLVTKRDGHKERIDLDKIHKVITWAAEGLSNVSVSQVELRSQIQFYDGIRTSDIHETMIKAAADLITGETPDYQYLAARLAIFNLRKKAYGQFEPPKLYAHVKHLVEMGKYDKHLLEDYTEADFEQMDGFIDHWRDMNFSYAAVKQLEGKYLVQNRVTGEIYESAQFLYILVAACLFSHYPQATRLDYIRRFYDAVSTFKISLPTPIMAGVRTPTRQFSSCVLIECGDSLDSINATSSAIVKYVSQRAGIGINAGRIRALGSPIRGGEAFHTGCIPFYKHFQTAVKSCSQGGVRGGAATLFYPIWHLEVESLLVLKNNRGVEGNRVRHMDYGVQLNKLMYERLIKNQDITLFSPSDVPGLYDAFFADQDEFERLYVQYEQDEKIRKSSVKAVELFSLMMQERASTGRIYIQNVDHCNTHSPFDPQVAPVRQSNLCLEIALPTKPLNNVNDENGEIALCTLSAFNLGAIESLDELEELAILAVRALDALLDYQDYPIPAAKKGSMGRRTLGIGVINYAYYLAKHGVRYSDGSANNLTHKTFEAIQYYLLKASNELAKEQGACPWFNETTYAQGVLPIDTYKRELDKLTDEPLHYDWEALRKEIKQYGLRNSTLSALMPSETSSQISNATNGIEPPRGYISIKASKDGILRQVVPDYENLKGAYELLWQMPSNSGYLQLVGIMQKFIDQSISSNTNYDPTRFPNGKVPMNQLLKDLLLAYKFGVKTLYYHNTRDGAEDVQGDLEEVVESADSDCEGGACKI
- the nrdB gene encoding class Ia ribonucleoside-diphosphate reductase subunit beta — encoded protein: MSHSYTIFSQKKNNQLLEPMFFGQPVNVARFDQQKYPIFEKLIEKQLSFFWRPEEVDVARDRIDYNALPDHEKHIFISNLKYQTLLDSIQGRSPNVAFLPLISIPELETWVETWSFSETIHSRSYTHIIRNIVNDPAIIFDDIVENEEILKRAKDISEYYDTLIEMTNYYHMFGEGTHTLGGKQVTVSLRALKKQLYLCLMSVNALEAIRFYVSFACSFAFAERELMEGNAKIIKLIARDEALHLTGTQHMLNLLRSGQDDPEMAEIAAECEDECYRLFVDAAEQEKEWAEYLFSEGSMIGLNKDILCQYVEYITNIRMQAVGLKLPFEARSNPIPWINAWLVSDNVQVAPQEVEVSSYLVGQIDAEVNTDDLSDFEL
- a CDS encoding anaerobic C4-dicarboxylate transporter yields the protein MDFMIQLAIILVCLFYGARKGGMALGLLGGVGLVILVFGFGLPPGKPPVDVMLVIIAVVAASATLQASGGLDVMLQIAERLLRKNPKYISIVAPFVTCILTILCGTGHVVYTILPIIYDAAIKNNIRPERPMAASSIGAQMGIIASPVSVAVVSLVAMLNGVSINGKSLEFLDLLAITIPSTLIGILAIGIFSWFRGKDLDKDPVFQEFISVPENHDYVYGDSVTLLDKKLPKINWVAMWIFLASIVVVALLGAFSELRPLINGKPLSMVLVIQMFMLLAGALIIIICKTNPGQISKNEVFRSGMIAIVAVYGIAWMAETMFGAHMDEIKGTLGSLVKDFPWAYAVILLLVSKFVNSQAAALAAVVPIALGIGVDPAYIIASAPACYGYYILPTYPSDLAAIQFDRSGTTRIGKFVINHSFILPGLIGVGVSCVFGWIFAAMYGYL
- the yfaE gene encoding class I ribonucleotide reductase maintenance protein YfaE, with translation MASHKITLRLTQGVQVPYHTDVHTSLLDALEDSRVPVEYQCREGYCGSCRVTLLKGKVGYKRKPLAFVQEGEILPCCCHPLSDIEIE